In Polyodon spathula isolate WHYD16114869_AA unplaced genomic scaffold, ASM1765450v1 scaffolds_2079, whole genome shotgun sequence, a single genomic region encodes these proteins:
- the LOC121310401 gene encoding histone H1-like, which yields MAETAPAPAAPAPAKAPKKKSATKPKKSGPSVSELIVKAVSASKERSGLSVAALKKILQAGGYDVEKHNSLVNRALKSLVTKETLLQTKGTGASGSFKLNKKAAEAKEKAAKKKAAPKKPAAKKAVVKKTTKKVSAKKAATPKKTPTKAKKPKAVKKAPKSPKKAAAKPKKVVKKSPKKAKAAPKPKRVTKAAKPAAKKAAPKKK from the coding sequence ATGGCAGAAACTGCTCCAGCACCAGCCGCCCCTGCCCCTGCTAAAGCGCCCAAGAAGAAGAGCGCGACAAAGCCCAAGAAATCGGGACCCAGCGTGTCGGAGCTGATCGTCAAGGCTGTGTCTGCCTCCAAGGAGCGCAGCGGGCTGTCCGTGGCGGCGCTCAAGAAGATCCTGCAGGCCGGCGGCTACGATGTGGAGAAGCACAACTCCCTCGTCAATAGAGCCCTCAAGAGCCTGGTGACCAAGGAGACCCTGCTGCAGACCAAGGGCACCGGCGCCTCGGGCTCCTTCAAGCTCAACAAAAAGGCGGCTGAAGCCAAGGAGAAGGCGGCCAAGAAGAAGGCAGCTCCCAAGAAACCAGCGGCAAAGAAAGCGGTTGTCAAGAAAACAACGAAAAAGGTTTCGGCAAAGAAAGCAGCGACACCCAAGAAAACTCCTACGAAAGCGAAGAAACCGAAAGCTGTAAAGAAGGCGCCCAAGAGCCCGAAGAAAGCGGCTGCCAAGCCTAAAAAGGTCGTAAAGAAGAGCCCGAAGAAAGCGAAGGCAGCGCCTAAACCTAAAAGGGTGACCAAGGCAGCCAAACCCGCAGCGAAGAAGGCGGCTCCTAAAAAGAAGTGA